In the genome of Mytilus edulis chromosome 3, xbMytEdul2.2, whole genome shotgun sequence, one region contains:
- the LOC139516486 gene encoding probable ATP-dependent RNA helicase DDX28, translated as MAYSSRRLQKILILLKQYSTLVGDRELPRITVPQKMMLNLEKQKLKKEIENKKKKIKFKSPLIISCKRSQYNHHKGQTYSEFDPKVLVSHAWKNTKSAGDYFTINSYGKNPALLRDDEIQHFTDFDINPEFLPVLESMNITSPTVIQSKSIAKVLEGENIQIAAETGSGKTLAYLLPIMEMISRQKKNDAKFGTEIPENSPRCIILVPTKELVQQVKVLADKFAAQMDFSVDTMIGSFGTKKKLAYPKKSEIDILISTTGMLRKFLGARIIKPSHVRHLVIDEADTLLDDSFNSEIKYIINKLGVSENIISETSAVGMQLVLVSATMPRSLKTILGDSFPIEDMEKVTTDFLHHLMPHVPQKFLRLKPSQKAEEIVLMSKKLMKKGTPAMIFCNEHARSVWLSRFLKEQSIDNVLMNAGMTPYERKDIFERFQNEENDLLVCTDIASRGLDTVRVEHVINYDFPNFMSDYIHRAGRVGRVGSKYQGLVTSFVTYAWEVDLLWNIETAARKSKELHNVNANIKKKLVGRADKREFEQE; from the exons ATGGCGTACTCGTCAAGAAGACTTCAGAAGATATTGATACTTTTAAAACAGTACAGT ACACTAGTAGGAGACAGAGAATTGCCAAGAATAACAGTTCCTCAAAAGATGAtgctaaatttagaaaaacaaaaacttaaaaagGAAATcgaaaataagaagaaaaaaataaaatttaaatcgcCTTTAATTATTTCCTGCAAGCGATCTCAATACAATCACCATAAAGGACAAACATATAGTGAGTTTGATCCTAAAGTACTGGTTTCTCATGCATGGAAAAACACAAAATCTGCTGGAGATTACTTCACTATAAATAGTTACGGAAAG AATCCAGCCTTACTGAGAGATGACGAAATTCAACACTTTACAGACTTCGATATAAACCCAGAATTTCTGCCTGTGCTTGAAAGTATGAACATTACCTCCCCAACTGTGATACAG AGTAAATCTATTGCTAAGGTTTTAGAAGGTGAAAATATTCAAATAGCTGCAGAAACAG GTAGTGGTAAAACATTAGCTTATTTATTACCCATAATGGAAATGATATCCAGACAGAAGAAAAATGATGCTAAATTTGGTACAGAAATTCCAGAAAATAGTCCAAGATGTATCATATTGGTTCCAACTAAAGAACTAGTACAACAGGTTAAG gtcCTTGCAGACAAGTTTGCTGCACAGATGGACTTTTCTGTAGATACTATGATAGGAAGCTTTGGAACAAAA AAAAAGTTGGCCTATCCAAAGAAATCTGAAATTGATATACTGATATCAACAACAGGAATGTTAAGGAAATTCTTAGGAGCCA ggaTAATAAAACCATCCCATGTGAGACATTTAGTCATTGATGAGGCAGACACATTACTGGATGACAGTTTTAATTCAGaaatcaaatatattataaataaactaGGT gTTTCAGAGAATATTATTTCAGAGACAAGTGCAGTAGGAATGCAGCTAGTACTAGTTAGTGCCACCATGCCAAGAAGTTTGAAAACTATACTAGGTGATTCATTTCCT ATTGAAGACATGGAAAAAGTAACAACAGATTTTCTGCATCACTTGATGCCACATGTTCCACAGAAATTTTTAAGACTGAAACCTTCACAAAAAgcag aGGAGATTGTTTTAATGTCAAAAAAATTAATGAAGAAAGGCACTCCAGCAATGATATTCTGTAATGAACATGCCAGATCAGTCTGGTTgtcaagatttttaaaagaacaatCCATTGATAATGTTCTTATGAATGCAGGGATGACACCATAT GAAAGAAAAGATATATTTGAAAGATTCCAAAATGAAGAGAATGATTTATTAGTATGTACAGATATAGCCTCTAGAGGCTTAGACACTGTCAGG GTAGAACATGTGATTAATTATGATTTCCCTAATTTTATGTCAGACTACATTCATCGTGCTGGCCGTGTAGGTCGTGTTGGCTCCAAATATCAAGGTCTTGTCACAAGTTTTGTTACATATGCATGGGAGGTAGACCTACTGTGGAATATAgag acTGCAGCCAGGAAATCCAAGGAACTACACAATgtcaatgcaaatataaaaaagaaactaGTTGGTAGGGCAGACAAAAGAGAATTTGAACAAGAATAA